The following proteins are encoded in a genomic region of Streptococcus equi subsp. equi:
- the eqbE_1 gene encoding equibactin nonribosomal peptide synthase protein, translating into MENITIEAQAQVIKDRIAEQRFADKISVIEETITEEEFDLTDVQHAYYVGRNKDMILGGVSTHCYFEIESSDIDVNKLEKAWNYLIKIHPMLRAIITENGKQKILQEVEYYKIMTSADSELIIRDIMSQQVLNLDKWPIFDIRISKREDKADIIHISFDNIILDGWSMFFILEQWSNIYKYGKYEEAINEISFREYVNYINKLKSTPKYFTDKEYWINRIEGFLKAPIISDYYPKTTSKQIKFSRREAYIEPLRWKSLKNIASKNNLTTTSLLIGAYAEAIREVSLNENFTINVTRFNRPQINGKTNSTLGDFTNLLLLEINNSKHEKILDRFREIQGQLIEDLSHELFSGIEMQKELRKIEKDNLVLMPIVFTSGIGINSWDDDERLGKIVYGLSQTPQVFLDNQVFVYNDGLKIYWDSIDEILGEDKVDLMFKKFVIFLTEIADGSFNKESTIAKKREYTDYIFSNEDIEKQEKEAIKNDVVEINYIEQDMKNIWESILDISIENYDCKFFEAGGDSLRAIQLSNKIQEMFSVNVDLLEIFKNPSIREISLLVSKEKEIL; encoded by the coding sequence ATGGAAAATATTACTATTGAAGCACAAGCCCAAGTGATTAAAGATAGAATTGCTGAGCAGCGTTTTGCGGATAAAATTAGCGTGATAGAGGAAACTATTACAGAGGAAGAGTTTGATTTGACGGATGTTCAACATGCTTATTATGTTGGAAGAAACAAGGATATGATTTTAGGAGGAGTTTCTACTCATTGTTATTTTGAAATAGAATCAAGTGATATAGATGTAAATAAGTTGGAGAAAGCGTGGAATTATTTAATAAAAATTCATCCGATGTTACGAGCAATTATAACTGAAAATGGTAAGCAGAAGATACTGCAAGAGGTAGAATATTATAAAATAATGACTAGTGCAGATTCAGAACTCATTATCCGTGACATTATGTCACAACAGGTGCTTAATCTGGATAAATGGCCTATATTTGACATAAGAATTAGCAAGCGTGAGGATAAAGCGGATATAATTCATATTAGTTTTGATAATATAATATTGGATGGATGGAGTATGTTTTTCATTCTGGAACAATGGTCTAATATATACAAATATGGGAAATATGAAGAAGCTATTAATGAAATTTCTTTCAGAGAATATGTGAATTATATTAATAAATTGAAAAGCACTCCAAAATATTTTACTGATAAGGAATATTGGATAAATCGTATAGAAGGATTTTTAAAGGCTCCAATAATAAGTGATTATTATCCAAAAACTACATCTAAACAAATTAAATTTTCTAGAAGGGAAGCATATATTGAACCATTGCGATGGAAATCCTTAAAAAATATTGCTAGTAAAAATAATTTAACAACAACATCTTTATTAATAGGTGCTTACGCTGAGGCAATAAGAGAAGTTAGTTTGAATGAGAATTTTACTATAAATGTTACAAGATTCAATAGACCACAAATAAATGGAAAAACAAATAGTACATTAGGTGACTTTACTAATTTACTTTTACTTGAAATAAATAATTCTAAGCATGAAAAAATATTAGACAGGTTTAGAGAAATTCAAGGTCAATTAATAGAAGATTTAAGTCATGAGTTATTTTCTGGAATAGAAATGCAAAAGGAGTTAAGAAAAATAGAAAAAGACAATCTAGTATTAATGCCTATAGTATTTACAAGTGGTATAGGAATAAATTCATGGGATGATGATGAAAGATTAGGAAAAATAGTATATGGATTAAGTCAAACTCCTCAAGTATTTTTAGATAATCAGGTGTTTGTATATAATGATGGTTTGAAAATTTATTGGGATAGTATTGATGAGATTTTGGGTGAAGATAAAGTAGATTTGATGTTCAAAAAATTTGTGATATTTTTAACTGAAATAGCTGATGGCTCTTTTAATAAAGAAAGTACCATTGCTAAGAAACGAGAATATACGGATTATATTTTCTCAAATGAAGATATTGAGAAACAAGAAAAAGAGGCGATTAAAAATGATGTTGTTGAAATAAACTATATAGAGCAAGATATGAAAAATATTTGGGAAAGCATACTTGATATTTCGATTGAGAATTATGATTGTAAATTTTTTGAAGCGGGTGGAGATTCTTTGAGAGCGATTCAACTTAGTAATAAGATTCAAGAAATGTTTTCAGTAAATGTAGATTTATTGGAAATATTCAAGAACCCTTCTATTAGAGAAATAAGTCTATTAGTTAGTAAAGAAAAAGAAATATTATAG
- the eqbE_2 gene encoding equibactin nonribosomal peptide synthase protein, with protein sequence MILDDREIETLKDIWKEIFGYDTKYRTSFFQMVEIL encoded by the coding sequence ATGATTTTAGATGATAGAGAAATAGAAACTTTAAAGGATATATGGAAAGAAATATTTGGATATGATACAAAGTATAGAACTAGCTTTTTTCAAATGGTGGAGATTCTCTAA